The following DNA comes from Pseudoalteromonas aliena SW19.
AAGAATAAAAACAAGCCACCAGCAAAGCAATGTTCTACGCATTTTAAAAAGGCTTTAACGCCTTGTATTGTCATAATCTTTGATAGAAAAAAAAGCCAATTTGGTATAAACTGCGCGCAATTTAAATACATCATTACTCCTTGGAGGGTAGCGCTATTATTAGTACAGCTAATGTCACCATGCAATTTGGTGCTAAACCATTATTTGAAAATATCTCAGCAAAATTTGGCGACGGAAACCGTTACGGTTTGATCGGTGCAAATGGTTGTGGTAAATCAACATTTATGAAGATTTTAAGTGGTGAGCTTGAAGCTTCTGCAGGTAATGTAAGTACTGATCCAAATGAACGCGTTGCTAAGCTAAACCAAGACCAGTTTGCCTACGAAGAATACTCTGTTATCGACACTGTGATTATGGGTCATAAAGAGTTATGGCAAATTAAACAAGAACGTGACCGTATTTATAGTTTGCCAGAAATGAGCGAAGAAGACGGCATGAAAGTGGCCGATCTTGAAACTGAGTTTGCTGAAATGGATGGTTATTCTGCAGAATCTAAAGCAGGGGAACTATTATTAGGCGTAGGCATTGGTACTGAACAGCATTATGGACCGATGTCAGAAATTGCACCAGGTTTCAAGCTTCGAGTGTTGCTTGCGCAAGTGTTGTTTTCAAATCCAGACATAATGCTTCTTGATGAACCAACTAATAACTTGGATATTTATACCATCAAGTGGCTAGAAGACGTGTTGAATCAACGCAACTGTACCATGATCATTATCTCGCATGACCGTCACTTTTTAAACTCTGTGTGCACCCACATGGCTGATATCGACTACGGCGAGCTGCGTATTTACCCAGGTAACTACGACGAGTACATGTTTGCAGCAACACAAGCACGCGAGCAGCTACTGAGCGAAAATGCCAAAAAGAAAAACCAAATTGCTGAGCTCCAACAGTTCGTTTCTCGTTTCTCTGCTAACGCATCGAAAGCTAAGCAAGCAACATCACGTGCTAAACGTATCGACAAAATTCAGTTAGACGAAGTTAAAGCATCATCACGTCAAACACCGTTTATCCGTTTTGATCAAGAAAAACAGTTATTCCGTAACGCACTCGAAATGACAAACTTAACGCAAGGTTTTGACGACAATACATTGTTCTCTAATCTTGAAGGTTTAGTTGAAGTTGGCGAACGTATTGCTATTATTGGTGAAAATGGTGTGGGTAAAACAACATTGCTTAATACGTTAGCAGGGCGCTTAGCACCAAAAGCCGGTGAGTTTAAGTTTTCTGAAAATGCCAACATTGGTTACTACGCACAAGATCACGCTGACGAATTTGCAACCGACATGAACTTATTTCAATGGATGGAGCAATGGCAGCAAGAAGGTGACGACGAACAAGTGGTTCGTAGCTTCTTAGGTCGTATGTTGTTTTCGCAAAACGATATTAAAAAATCAGTAAAAGTAATCTCAGGTGGTGAACAAGGCCGCATGTTGTTTGGTAAAATTATGATGCATAAACCAAACATATTGCTAATGGATGAGCCAACCAACCACATGGATATGGAATCTATTGAAGCGCTTAACTTAGCCCTTGAAGCTTACGAAGGTACACTGATGTTTGTGTCGCACGACCGTCAATTTGTATCATCGGTAGCTACCCGTATTTGGGAAATTAAAGACGGTAAAGTTATCGACTTTAGAGGTAACTACGCAGAATACCTAGCGAGTAAAGACGCTTAATTAGCTATTTAACCTGAACTCTGGATAATAAACCTATCTTGAGCCGCTATTTTCAGCGCTAACTGCGTTGAATTTACTTGCAATAGGCAAGCTATTGACGCGTAAATTCGCCTTGTTTTCACTGAAAATCTCTGGCTAGAGAAGATAAATTTAAATATCACGATGATTCAATACGTTAGTAAATCTCTTAACCAGAGTTCAGGTTATCTACCCATTAATTCTAAAAAGCCATGTTTAAACATGGCTTTTTTGTTTTTGTGAGTCGCAATTAATATGGCTTTGGGTATAATACCCGCCTAAAATCGGACATAAGTCCGCTATTTTTTTAAAATACATTACTGAGGAGTATTTATGACTGTTGGCATTATTATGGGTTCTAAATCAGATTGGCCAACCATGGAACATGCAGCCCTTATGCTAGAACACTTTGGCATTAAGTACGAAACAAAAGTCGTGTCTGCACACCGCACTCCTCAACTTCTAGCCGACTACGCAAGCTCAGCCGCAGAACGTGGTATTAAAGTAATTATAGCGGGCGCTGGCGGCGCAGCACATTTACCGGGTATGGCAGCAGCATTCACATCGCTTCCTGTACTTGGCGTGCCGGTAAAATCAAAAGCATTAAATGGTGTTGATTCACTTTTATCTATTTGCCAAATGCCTAAAGGCGTTGCTGTAGGCACACTTGCTATTGGCGAACCTGGCGCTGCAAATGCAGGTTTATTAGCTGCACAAATTTTAGGATGTCAAAATCCAGAAATTTTTGCAAAAATTGAAGCGTTTCGTAAAGCTCAAACCGACACTATATTAGCTAATCCAAATCCTGCAGAGTAATGATGAATATTTTAATATTAGGTGCAGGGCAACTTGCACGTATGATGAGTCTTGCCGGCGCACCGCTAAATTTAAACGTAGTGGCGTACGATGTAGCTAGCAAGCAAATTAAGCACCCGTTAACAGGCGAGGTTTATGCCACGTCGCTTGAGCAAGCGATATTAAACGCTGATGCAATTACGGCAGAGTTTGAGCATATTCCTGATGACGTACTCACACTTTGCTGTAACAGCAATAAGTTTTACCCAGGTAAAGCCGCGATTAAAACCGGTGGCGATCGCTCGCTTGAAAAAGCATTACTTGATAAAACAGGTGTTGCGTGTGCACCGTATCAATTAATTACCGAAAAAGCACATCTTGAAAACGCTGTTAAAACTCTAGGTAAGCCACTGGTTATTAAAACATGCCAAGCAGGTTACGATGGTAAAGGGCAATGGCGTTTAAAATCGGATAATCAAATAGAGCAAATTTGGTCAGAAATGGCTGATTTTATAGCAACAGGTACGCAGCAAACACCGCACACTATTATTGCTGAAAAAATGATCCCGTTTGATCGCGAAGTGTCGATTATTGGTGCGCGCGATAAACACGGTAATGTGGCTATTTATCCGCTAACCGAGAATGAGCACACTAATGGTGTGTTAACGCTCTCTATTGCTGGTAAAAATAACAAAAACCTTGAAGCGCAGGCTAACGATGCATTTACAAAAATAGCAAACGAGCTTAACTACGTTGGCGTATTGGCTATAGAGTTTTTTGATGTACAAGGCACGTTACTTGTTAACGAAATTGCCCCACGTGTTCATAACTCAGGCCATTGGACACAGCAAGGTTGTCATTGCTCGCAGTTTGAAAACCATATGCGCGCTGTTGCAGGTTTACCTCTAGGTAACACCGAACTTAAACAAATCACCGCGATGATAAATGTTTTAGGCCAAGCAAGTATTCCATTCGATGTTTTAAAAGTCTCTGATGTTACAAGCCATTGGTACGGTAAAACTGCAAAGCAAGGACGTAAAATGGGTCATATAAATGTATCTGCTGCAAGCATGAATGATCTTGCAGATAAGTTGGGGGAGCTTAGCGATTTTTTGCCAGAGCAAGAATATCCTGGCATTTTAAAAGCTGCCGCACAGTTAATCTTGCACTAAACGTTATACCAATTGCATGAAATTAGTATTATGCACAACTTAAAAATGCTGAGCTTGCTCGGCATTTTTAAAATTTAAAAAAGCACAAATTCCTTCGTTTATGAAATAATAGCTAAGACCATTATTTTATAAGTGAAATCACGACATGAAAATCAAAGCAATTTATAGCGCACTGCTTGTTGCAGCTACTTTTAGTACACATTCTTTTGCTGCAGACACCTTACGCGTGGCGACTTTTAATGTGAGTATGGATGCCACTAATCACACCGCTAAAGATCAGCCAATTAAAAGTGATGCATTAGTTAATGCACTTAAATCAAATAACCAACAGATTAAAAACATCGCTGAAATTATTCAACGTGTTCGCCCTGATATTGTTTTGCTTAATGAATTTGATTATATCCCTAAAGAGCAAGGTGTTGAGTATTTCAATAAACATTACCTCAACGTTAGCCAGCAAAAACAAGACGCAATCAACTATGCTTATTCTTACATAGCGCCAGTAAATACGGGATTAGCCACCGAATTTGATTTAGATAACGATGGCAAAAAAAATGCAGTGATGGGGGATGCACAAGGCTTTGGTTTTTTTGAAGGGCATTACGGTATGGCGCTCCTTTCAAAATACCCAATTGATTTTGAAAAAATAAGAACGCTGCAAACCTTTAAATATAAAGATATGCCAAACGCGCAAATGCCGGTTATGCCAAAAACAGCTGAAAATTGGTATAACAAACAAGAGTGGGAGGCGCTTAGGCTCAGCTCAAAATCGTTTTGGGATTTACCAATCAACGTTAACAATAAGACTGTGCATATATTAGCGTCCCACCCAACACCACCAGTATTTGACGGCGAAGAAGATCGTAATGGTAAACGTAACCATGATGAAATAAGGTTAATTGCCGATTACGTAACAAACGCAAATTACATTTATGACGATAACGGCCAAAAAGGTGGATTAAAAGCACAGTCTCGTTTTGTGATTTTAGGCGATTTAAATGCATCCCCTGAAGGCGATAAAGCACGTGTTATGACAACTGATTTACTTCTTAAAAATTCACTTATTAACGCCAGTTTTGTGCCAAAAAGTGAAGGCGCAAAGGAGCAGTATAAAGAGTCTTATGCACAAAATTACACCGCTAACTGGCAGGCCCGTGTCGATTACGTTCTACCATCAAACTATGGTTTAAGCGTTAAAAGCGGAGGCGTGTTTTGGCCTACTAAAACAAGCGAGCAGTATCGCTTAATTAAAGATAGAAACGCATCAAGTGATCACCGACTGGTGTGGCTCGACTTAATTGTTGAATAAGTTTGAGTAAACTGAGCTTTACCCTGTTTAATCGTTATTTATCTTAAAAAATTGCAATAACTTGAGTGCTTCTGCTTAAATACGGCCTAATTATAATAACCGTATAGAAGCACTATGATTTTTAATTTTTCTTCATCTAAAACGTTAGTGGCCTTAGCTGTTGCTTCAAGTATTGTGCTTGCAGGTTGTAGCGCGACGGCTAACACCTCTTCATCACAGCAAAATGCGTTACCAGCAACCAAGGTTGCTGCGGTTGTAAACACACCAGCCGATACAGGATCGCAAAACATTACGTTAGAACAAGCAATGGCTCACCCTGATTGGATGGGTAATCAGCCAGAAAACGCGTTTTGGTCAGCCGATTCAACAACCGTTATTTATGCTCAAAAAGAGCGAGGTAGCACACTCAGAGATTTTTATAGCCAAGCAATTACTAGCCAAACAGCACAGCAAGTGGCACTTAATAAGCTGCACATGCTAGGCGCTAAAAATGCCGTTTACTCAAAAGATAAATCACTTCAAGCCTATACTTTTAAAGGCAATGTGTTTGTTAAAAACATTAAAACAAACACCATTAAGCAAATTACACAAACATCAGCGGCTGAGTCTAAACCACAATTTTTAAATGATGGTACATTGGCATATCGCCAAGGTAATGTATTTTTTAAAGCCGACTTAGTAACGGGTTTAACCTCTGAACTTGCTAACTTAAAGCTAGTAAACAAACCAGAGGGCGTAACAGAGCCCAGTACGTACATTGCTAAAGAGCAGCATAAATTGATTAAATTTGTTGCACTTGAGCAAAAAAACAAAAAAGACAGGCAAGCTCGTAATGAATTGTTAAATGAGCAAAATACGTCAATTGCTAATACGGCTTATTATTTAGGTGATGGAAATACCGTTGCTGAAGTGCAGCTTTCGCCCAATGGTGATGCGTTATTAGTTGTTGTGCAAAAGCAAACAGGGTGGCGCAGTGATGGCGATATTATGCCAAACTACATCACTGATGATGCTACTATCGACCCTAAAAAAGCGCGCCGTCGTGTAGCTGATGCAAAAGAAGAAACGTCAGAGCTTGTATACATTAATTTAAAAGATAAAAGCCAAAAGTCGCTTTCGTTTGATACGTTGCCAGGCTTTGATGAAGACGTTTTAGCCTCAGTAAAAAAAGAAAACTATGCACGGGAAGGCAAAACATACACATCTAAAAAAGCCCCGCGTGGCATAAATCTTATTATGGATTGGGGATTTGAGCAAAGCCCAATCGTGTGGAATGACGACGGCTCACACGTCGCTATTATGCTTGAAGCGTGGGATAACAAAGACCGCTGGCTTGCAACTGTTGATTTTGAAAATAATACATTAGTTTCGCAGCATCGCTTGCATGATGATGCATGGATAGCTTACGCATTTAATGATTTTGGTTGGTTACATAATTCAAACACGCTTTACTACTTATCGGAAGAGTCGGGTTACAGCCAACTTTATAAAAAGCCACTAAATGGTAAAGCAACCGCGCTTACACAAGGCCAATTTGAGGTTTCGAACTTAACGCTTACACGCGACGACAGCGCAATCTATTATAAAGCAAATGTTGAGCATCCAGGTCTGTACGAAATTTATCGCGTTAACCCACAAACGGGTAACAGCGAGCAAATTACCGATTTAAACGGGATGACTGACTACACATTAAGCCCAGATGAAAGCCAGTTACTGCTTAAGCACTCTACGATTACCATGCCTAATGAGCTTTACGTTGCTGATGCTAAAGCAAATACACAAGCAACACGTTTAACGCATACTGTGTCGGATGAATTTTTATCGAAAAAGCTAACTGCACCAAAAATTGTTGCTGTGCCTTCGAGTCATACTTCACAACCCATATACGCCAAAGTGTACTACCCAGCTGATTATGTAGAGGGCGAAGTCGGTAAAAACCGTAAAGCGGTTATTTTTAACCACGGCGCGGGTTATTTACAAAACTCACACATGGGATTTTCGGTTTATTTTCGTGAGTTTATGTTCCATTCATTACTAGCAGACGAAGGTTATATAGTAATGGATATGGATTACCGCGCATCTAAAGGTTACGGACGTGATTGGCGTACTGCAATTTATCGTCAAATGGGAACTCCCGAAACACAAGATTTGGCTGACGGCGTAAAATGGATGGCGAAAAATGCCAACGTTGATATTAAGGCTGTGGGAACTTATGGCGGCTCATACGGCGGCTTTATGACCTTTATGGCGCTATTTACAGCCCCTGAATTGTTTCAATCAGGTGCAGCACTGCGACCAGTAACCGATTGGGCGCATTACAATACGGGTTACACCGCTAATATTCTAAATCACCCAGATGTTGATCCTATTGCGTATGAGCGCAGCTCACCAATTTACTACGCTGAAGGTTTAAACAAGCGCTTATTGATCAATGCGCCAATGGTTGACGATAACGTATTTTTTCAAGATTCAGTGCGTTTAGTACAGCGTTTAATTGAGCTTGAAAAAGAAAACTTTGAAACAGCAATATTTCCTG
Coding sequences within:
- a CDS encoding S9 family peptidase, translating into MIFNFSSSKTLVALAVASSIVLAGCSATANTSSSQQNALPATKVAAVVNTPADTGSQNITLEQAMAHPDWMGNQPENAFWSADSTTVIYAQKERGSTLRDFYSQAITSQTAQQVALNKLHMLGAKNAVYSKDKSLQAYTFKGNVFVKNIKTNTIKQITQTSAAESKPQFLNDGTLAYRQGNVFFKADLVTGLTSELANLKLVNKPEGVTEPSTYIAKEQHKLIKFVALEQKNKKDRQARNELLNEQNTSIANTAYYLGDGNTVAEVQLSPNGDALLVVVQKQTGWRSDGDIMPNYITDDATIDPKKARRRVADAKEETSELVYINLKDKSQKSLSFDTLPGFDEDVLASVKKENYAREGKTYTSKKAPRGINLIMDWGFEQSPIVWNDDGSHVAIMLEAWDNKDRWLATVDFENNTLVSQHRLHDDAWIAYAFNDFGWLHNSNTLYYLSEESGYSQLYKKPLNGKATALTQGQFEVSNLTLTRDDSAIYYKANVEHPGLYEIYRVNPQTGNSEQITDLNGMTDYTLSPDESQLLLKHSTITMPNELYVADAKANTQATRLTHTVSDEFLSKKLTAPKIVAVPSSHTSQPIYAKVYYPADYVEGEVGKNRKAVIFNHGAGYLQNSHMGFSVYFREFMFHSLLADEGYIVMDMDYRASKGYGRDWRTAIYRQMGTPETQDLADGVKWMAKNANVDIKAVGTYGGSYGGFMTFMALFTAPELFQSGAALRPVTDWAHYNTGYTANILNHPDVDPIAYERSSPIYYAEGLNKRLLINAPMVDDNVFFQDSVRLVQRLIELEKENFETAIFPVEPHGFVQPSSWLDEYRRIHKLFKETL
- a CDS encoding ABC-F family ATPase; the encoded protein is MISTANVTMQFGAKPLFENISAKFGDGNRYGLIGANGCGKSTFMKILSGELEASAGNVSTDPNERVAKLNQDQFAYEEYSVIDTVIMGHKELWQIKQERDRIYSLPEMSEEDGMKVADLETEFAEMDGYSAESKAGELLLGVGIGTEQHYGPMSEIAPGFKLRVLLAQVLFSNPDIMLLDEPTNNLDIYTIKWLEDVLNQRNCTMIIISHDRHFLNSVCTHMADIDYGELRIYPGNYDEYMFAATQAREQLLSENAKKKNQIAELQQFVSRFSANASKAKQATSRAKRIDKIQLDEVKASSRQTPFIRFDQEKQLFRNALEMTNLTQGFDDNTLFSNLEGLVEVGERIAIIGENGVGKTTLLNTLAGRLAPKAGEFKFSENANIGYYAQDHADEFATDMNLFQWMEQWQQEGDDEQVVRSFLGRMLFSQNDIKKSVKVISGGEQGRMLFGKIMMHKPNILLMDEPTNHMDMESIEALNLALEAYEGTLMFVSHDRQFVSSVATRIWEIKDGKVIDFRGNYAEYLASKDA
- a CDS encoding endonuclease/exonuclease/phosphatase family protein, with protein sequence MKIKAIYSALLVAATFSTHSFAADTLRVATFNVSMDATNHTAKDQPIKSDALVNALKSNNQQIKNIAEIIQRVRPDIVLLNEFDYIPKEQGVEYFNKHYLNVSQQKQDAINYAYSYIAPVNTGLATEFDLDNDGKKNAVMGDAQGFGFFEGHYGMALLSKYPIDFEKIRTLQTFKYKDMPNAQMPVMPKTAENWYNKQEWEALRLSSKSFWDLPINVNNKTVHILASHPTPPVFDGEEDRNGKRNHDEIRLIADYVTNANYIYDDNGQKGGLKAQSRFVILGDLNASPEGDKARVMTTDLLLKNSLINASFVPKSEGAKEQYKESYAQNYTANWQARVDYVLPSNYGLSVKSGGVFWPTKTSEQYRLIKDRNASSDHRLVWLDLIVE
- a CDS encoding 5-(carboxyamino)imidazole ribonucleotide synthase, coding for MNILILGAGQLARMMSLAGAPLNLNVVAYDVASKQIKHPLTGEVYATSLEQAILNADAITAEFEHIPDDVLTLCCNSNKFYPGKAAIKTGGDRSLEKALLDKTGVACAPYQLITEKAHLENAVKTLGKPLVIKTCQAGYDGKGQWRLKSDNQIEQIWSEMADFIATGTQQTPHTIIAEKMIPFDREVSIIGARDKHGNVAIYPLTENEHTNGVLTLSIAGKNNKNLEAQANDAFTKIANELNYVGVLAIEFFDVQGTLLVNEIAPRVHNSGHWTQQGCHCSQFENHMRAVAGLPLGNTELKQITAMINVLGQASIPFDVLKVSDVTSHWYGKTAKQGRKMGHINVSAASMNDLADKLGELSDFLPEQEYPGILKAAAQLILH
- the purE gene encoding 5-(carboxyamino)imidazole ribonucleotide mutase, coding for MTVGIIMGSKSDWPTMEHAALMLEHFGIKYETKVVSAHRTPQLLADYASSAAERGIKVIIAGAGGAAHLPGMAAAFTSLPVLGVPVKSKALNGVDSLLSICQMPKGVAVGTLAIGEPGAANAGLLAAQILGCQNPEIFAKIEAFRKAQTDTILANPNPAE